The Arachis hypogaea cultivar Tifrunner chromosome 14, arahy.Tifrunner.gnm2.J5K5, whole genome shotgun sequence DNA window atactttaaaaattaatgtgtcttatttttatttaaattctgtattaaaaaatttcattaaagaaatataattttttttgggcaaaataatttatcaatatgATTTTATTACATAATATGTCTATATTTAATGTATGTCATTTGAATTGGCTGATgcgttattttttattataggtataggactaaaaaaaattatattatttagttaaattttCTTCAATTTGTTATTGGCTTTGTTTTCTATTATTATGCGTTTTATTTTAACACCTCTAAATATAGATTtcatatatatattaactaaagaaTTAGTACCCTTAAAGGTATCGTTGGTAAGGAGTACTAacctatttattttttgttttttcacgAACTTTGATTTCTAGGCCCTAACTATTTATTAACAGtcttttatatttctatttttaagaaaataaaaaaaaatctgatttcAACATGGATGAAACTTTGGAAAAAAATGTGTCATTTTTGGAGAAATATCTGAGCAGATAGAGTTTTGTTAATGGAAAGATTGGTGCTTTTATTTTGTAGATGTGATAGGTCAGCTTGCCTCTAAGGGTAACTTGGTCGAATTCACCCGGGACGGGAAGCCGTCAAGTTATATCACCATAGAACTTGATGATCTTGAGTAATGCTTAATATCTTTTTGATAGTGGCTTttgttttaaaatcttattttgaaattttgtgcctctCTTTACTCTACAAGAATTTCTATTTCTTATAGGGGTGGACAGAAATTAAGGGTAACATTGTGGCAGTCTTTTGCTTTTGATTTGCTCAAATATCTGGAGGAACACCCGTGTCTTACCTATGTTGTTATTCTCCAAATGGGCAAGATGAAATTTTATACTGGTTTGTTTATTTTACTGCTATTTGAATGCATGTTTTGTGTCATCATATGCTTCtggtattttctttaatttgttatgTCTTTTTGTAGGGGTCATGGGTGTTTCCAACACAAACTACAATTTGAAACTGTTTATCAATGTTGAGTTTCCAGCTGCCAGGGATTTCTTTGCGAGGTACAGTATATAGATCAGTAGTGTGGCCAGCAGAATATTTATACAAGGCTTTTGATTATTTAACTATTAGCAAATTTCATAAATTCTGATTTAAAAATACAAGGGTAAACAAATTGGATCCTGTTGACGGACAAGGCATAATGCCGCTGGTCTGTGATCAACCTGTTTCAGTTGAGAAAgactttttgcgtctgtcagtcTACAAAACAATTGCCGAGATAAAGGAGTATAATCAGGTAAAATCCTTTCTTTAttactcttccttttttttcattatattaGTTCTAATGTTTGTTGGATCATAATCTCAATTGTTGTGTTGTACCTTTGCATCCATCGATTTTATGATGCTGTATTTGTTACAGGCGGGACGATTAAAGAAGTTGAGACCGAGTTTGGTTGGTGGTACAAAGGATGTAAGAAGTGTCGTCGTGGCTTAAGGGAACTTGAGAAAAGATATTTCTGTCCCAATTGCATTAGAGACTACGGGTTCTATGAGCCGAGGTATGACTCACGATACTTCTTTAACATAAGGATTATTTTAAACTATTCTACCGTGTGGGATGGAGACTCTTGGATAAGCCATTAAAAAACTATTTGCGTCCAATTCAATAATAACATAGTATAGACACTCTGACTATTGGTATAATTTATGTAGTGTGTTGTTCTTGGATTGTATATTTTCTGGTGAATAATAGGTACAACATCCACATAAGGGTGATAGACCACACCGATGCCGCCTCTTTTGTTTTGTTCGATGGAGAAGCTGCAAAGTTTCTTGGAGTTTCTGCTAATGACCTTAGGCAGTCTTGTGTGACTAAGGTTTGATGTCATATTCATTTTTTTGTGTTAATTGTTTTGCACTATaccttaatttttattatttatgagagCATGAATGAACTTTTTTCCGCTAAATTTGAAGGGTGTTGAGAAAAATTCCTGTCCCGAAGAGATTAATAAGCTTAGGGATATTAAGTTCATCTTCAAAGTGCAACTCAAGATGAGGAATCTGAACTCTTATGAACCATATGTGATTCATGTGCTGAGAATGACTAATGAGAATTCTCTGGTCTCTGCTTTCCTGGATAAATATAATTCTGACCCTGTAACCCCCTTTGGCTAATAACTTTCTCTTTTGTTTTAGTATTGCAAAAACAGATCAACCAGATTTTGATGATGTCTTTTTATTGAATCAACTAGAATGAGACCCGCGCGATGCGCAGATAGTAAAtttaatgatagtatataataaatattaaaaatgactatgttttgtagaattaaattaaatatgtgtaaattaaagttaaatataAAAGgtgttttgtttaaaataatttgtagtacaaaagatttgAATGTTAGAGTTGTACaaaatgacatttttatttggtggtttgatttttgcatttgttttggtCGATAAATTTGGTCTCCTTATGTGGCGCTAGTCATCCTTTTTCTGTTGTAGATTCTTGTAAAGGCATattctttatgaattgttgagttgtaTGCACTTTCTATTGTGTTGTTTGTTCCATCTTTGTATGTATGTTCTTCTTCTAAAGATGTGTATTGAATTTGTATGGttttgttttttcttgatctcttGATGTGCATGCAGTTTTCTAATAGCATctacaataaaaagaacaaaaatgtgtaaaattttttttattaaataagttatttttaataagaataattgaaataGTATAAAGTGAAATTACctgttaatatttttctttgaccCACTCTATCAGACAATGTCTCAAGTATTGCAAATTCAAAATAGTGTTGGTAagtgtttaatttaaaaatacaaaaaatatgcttgttttgtaccttttcatctaatataataATTTCTAAGTAAAGAAACTCTTCTTTATTTGTGGGTATTAATGTTATCCATAGACGAACCATGCGAACTTTGATAAACCAATTGTCTGTTTGTTTGGTGATATTGTCCAAAGAATGATGctccattgagtaagtttgagatgttgtgtagtgCGAAAATAAATTTCTTGTGCTAAATTTAATGTTATTTGAAGaaatagtgataagagacttatataagtagttcaaatagtatggaatttgaatatttgtaacgttaaatttattatgattaatagatTATCATGACATTTATAACATTGTTTATTacatttaatgagttatttataaaaattaataaattaattattggggttataaatttattgtaatgTTTATAacggtaaaatataataaatatagggatATTAATTCTTGTAGGTTACAAATTTGGTTAGATActattaattttcaattattgTCATTGGTAATTTTGCAGCCTAATTTGCATATATTTCTATTActtgtatattttttgtatattttattttttgctgatttagaaataatagttgatttggcaaaaacttgagtggttgattctaaaattttgccaaCTAAGCGATAGTGCTGACATATCTTCTTGTCTTCCTTTTTTTGAAAGGATTGCTCTCCGCCTCTTTAATGTAGCAATTTTGGGTATTAACTCTTCCCATCTGTCATTACCACTACAAATCCTTCTACAACAAAGGGAATAAGACATGGTCAAAGATCATTCCAAGTAAATTGTGGAAGCAATACTGCGCATGTGgaataacaatttgaaaaagagaaatacataaatgtaaattgtagaagcAGGACTCCACATgtaaaataacaatttataatttgatgatgaaatatTGCAATCGATAGTATATAGGGAGCAATAATTTTAAAtgcaaattaattttgattatgaCTGTTAGACAAAACCGTTTAAAATGatattatttataacaaataaataggactattgaaaatgatattgaacAACAGAATGAGAAGAGTAAACGGCAAAGTTGAAAATCTTTAGGAAGATACCTGGGACGAATTTCCTACATTGGCAGCGCCAAATGGTGACGTTGGTCTGAGACCCAGAATCGAGCTCCGACAGGGAAACCACAACAGGAGGAATGGAGTTTGCCCTGGTTTCTGCAATTTATGCAATGCGGCTCCGCTGGGGATGGACATCGCGATGGGCAATTTGTTTTGAGGAAAAAACAATGGCTC harbors:
- the LOC112740653 gene encoding replication protein A 70 kDa DNA-binding subunit D-like, which translates into the protein MSSSSLGAHPPSDSSCSRSSCRRRLGVIVSKVSGFGLCVLCFVFEITQKKTNYLEHLHTNMPNPSSSFPMDPSLGLSPVLRTLVVIMVAMAARYDLIKCINAGPAHKVWKLKVRVIRLWTVSQFAKSGMKAPIEMVVLDEEGDTIQCTVKDIFVPIFEGLLAEGNVYVVTNFGVALNTIKFKPTRHEFRIHFKRDTIVHPVQDSSFPLNRFNFVPFKTIQSESKEDGYLVDVIGQLASKGNLVEFTRDGKPSSYITIELDDLEGGQKLRVTLWQSFAFDLLKYLEEHPCLTYVVILQMGKMKFYTGVMGVSNTNYNLKLFINVEFPAARDFFARVNKLDPVDGQGIMPLVCDQPVSVEKDFLRLSNVCWIIISIVVLYLCIHRFYDAVFVTGGTIKEVETEFGWWYKGCKKCRRGLRELEKRYFCPNCIRDYGFYEPRYNIHIRVIDHTDAASFVLFDGEAAKFLGVSANDLRQSCVTKGVEKNSCPEEINKLRDIKFIFKVQLKMRNLNSYEPYVIHVLRMTNENSLVSAFLDKYNSDPVTPFG